In Anaerolineales bacterium, the following proteins share a genomic window:
- a CDS encoding electron transfer flavoprotein subunit alpha/FixB family protein, with protein MSNDVFVITEHMDGKFSDVSFEMVGKAKELASAWGGQAVAIVVGSGVAANVFASDSTIHIEDAALSPFNPEAYGKIVEALVKEKSPRLVMFGWTAAGMDIAAWLSARMGVPCATAVRDIGADMTMSCQAYGGKLIADVAPEGGMAIAACLAGSFPAEAGQGSTAATTMASPIDAGSLKVKFVEAIKPAGGDVDITAQAKLVSIGRGIGGQENVELAEELAGKLGAVVSASRPVVDAGWLPRTRQVGKSGLKVKPKLYLMLGISGAPEHLEGMKDAELIIAVNTDKKAPIFNVAHYGATNDLFEVAEAMLELL; from the coding sequence ATGAGCAACGATGTCTTTGTAATCACCGAACACATGGATGGAAAATTTTCGGATGTGTCGTTTGAGATGGTTGGAAAAGCCAAAGAGTTGGCGTCGGCTTGGGGCGGGCAGGCAGTTGCAATCGTGGTCGGAAGCGGAGTCGCGGCGAATGTATTCGCGTCCGATTCCACGATCCACATTGAGGACGCGGCGCTGAGTCCGTTCAATCCCGAAGCGTATGGAAAAATCGTTGAGGCGCTGGTCAAAGAAAAATCTCCGCGCCTGGTCATGTTCGGCTGGACGGCGGCGGGCATGGACATCGCCGCGTGGCTTTCGGCGCGGATGGGCGTTCCGTGCGCGACGGCAGTGAGGGACATCGGCGCGGATATGACGATGAGTTGCCAGGCGTACGGCGGCAAGTTGATCGCGGACGTTGCGCCCGAAGGCGGCATGGCGATTGCCGCGTGCCTGGCGGGTTCGTTTCCTGCGGAGGCGGGACAAGGCTCGACGGCGGCGACAACGATGGCTTCGCCGATCGACGCGGGTTCGTTGAAAGTGAAATTTGTCGAAGCGATCAAACCCGCTGGCGGCGACGTGGACATCACCGCGCAGGCGAAGTTGGTTTCGATCGGACGCGGCATCGGCGGGCAGGAGAACGTGGAGTTGGCGGAAGAGTTGGCGGGAAAACTTGGGGCAGTCGTCTCCGCTTCGCGTCCCGTCGTGGACGCGGGCTGGCTGCCGCGCACAAGGCAGGTCGGCAAGTCGGGACTCAAGGTCAAGCCGAAGTTGTATCTCATGCTCGGGATCTCTGGCGCGCCCGAACATCTCGAAGGCATGAAGGACGCCGAATTGATCATCGCGGTCAACACCGATAAGAAAGCGCCGATCTTCAACGTGGCGCATTACGGCGCGACGAACGATT